Proteins found in one Buchnera aphidicola str. G002 (Myzus persicae) genomic segment:
- the pyrI gene encoding aspartate carbamoyltransferase regulatory subunit: MQINKLQVEAIRSGSVIDHIPAHIGFKLLSLFRFTETEKRITIGLNLPSQKLGKKDLIKIENTFLNDHQINQLAIYAPDATVNYINEYNLVGKTFPTLPEKIDQILICPNSNCISHHNFVTSSFVFQKDKYHNINLKCKYCEKEFPKNIVLSY, from the coding sequence ATGCAAATAAATAAACTTCAAGTAGAAGCTATTAGATCTGGCAGTGTTATTGACCATATACCTGCACATATTGGTTTTAAATTATTATCTTTATTTAGATTTACTGAAACAGAAAAACGTATTACTATAGGATTAAATTTACCTTCGCAAAAATTAGGAAAAAAAGATCTCATCAAGATTGAAAATACTTTTTTAAATGATCATCAAATCAATCAATTAGCTATTTATGCTCCAGATGCTACCGTAAATTATATTAATGAATATAATCTTGTAGGAAAAACATTTCCAACTTTACCTGAAAAAATAGATCAAATTCTTATTTGTCCAAATAGTAATTGTATTAGTCATCATAATTTTGTAACTTCTAGTTTTGTTTTTCAAAAAGATAAATATCATAATATAAATTTAAAATGTAAATACTGTGAAAAAGAATTTCCTAAAAATATAGTTTTGTCATATTAA
- a CDS encoding Rid family detoxifying hydrolase — MKDIINTKNAPQPIGPYSQAIQVNNILILSGQIPIDVVSNYIPQNISEQTYLVLVNIKAILTQAKFQIKDIIKTTIFTTDLKKIDIINEIYTKFFIDNKSEFPARSCVEVKSLPKNVKIEIEAIAYQK, encoded by the coding sequence ATGAAAGACATAATTAATACTAAAAATGCACCGCAACCTATTGGTCCCTATTCACAAGCTATTCAAGTTAATAATATTCTTATATTGTCAGGACAAATACCGATTGATGTTGTATCAAATTATATCCCACAAAATATTTCTGAACAGACATATCTTGTATTAGTTAATATTAAAGCTATTTTAACACAAGCTAAATTTCAGATAAAAGATATTATTAAAACAACTATTTTTACGACTGATTTAAAAAAAATAGATATTATTAATGAAATTTATACAAAATTTTTTATAGATAATAAATCAGAATTTCCTGCACGATCTTGTGTAGAAGTAAAATCTTTACCTAAAAATGTAAAAATAGAAATTGAAGCAATAGCGTATCAAAAATAA